A region from the uncultured Sunxiuqinia sp. genome encodes:
- a CDS encoding gluconate:H+ symporter: protein MNEILLLVGIAFAILLLLFLVLKLKIHAFISLLIVSIVVGIVTGMDFGFIIESMKTGMGNTLGFVATVVGLGAIFGQMLEASGGAESIAVYLIKNFGAKRASWALVLTGFIVAIPVFMDVGFIILIPIIYELTKQAKRSILYYAIPLLAGLAVTHAFIPPTPGPVAVAEILDVQLGWIIIMGFIVGLPTAIIAGPVFGRYISKKIHIEAPDYFVEKSRENPRETLPSFRTIILIIALPLLLIVLSSVAEVLFENGILQNEMVYKTVGLLGYPFTALILSTLLAMYVLGIKRGFNKDQIMKLSNKALGPAGLIILVTGAGGVFKQILIDSGVGAMLAEKLADSAMPPIVLAYLIAVVVRIIQGSATVSMITAAGIMAPMISMFDLTQIDKSLIVLAIAAGSTILSHVNDSGFWLVGKYLGMNEKETLCSWTMMETIISVVGFTLVLLLSFIVS from the coding sequence ATGAATGAGATACTTCTTTTAGTCGGCATCGCCTTTGCCATTTTGTTGTTGTTATTTCTCGTTTTAAAATTGAAAATCCATGCTTTTATTTCCTTATTGATTGTCAGTATTGTTGTGGGAATAGTCACAGGAATGGATTTTGGCTTTATTATCGAAAGTATGAAAACTGGCATGGGAAACACGCTGGGATTTGTCGCTACAGTTGTGGGATTGGGAGCAATATTTGGACAAATGCTGGAAGCATCAGGAGGAGCTGAATCCATTGCAGTGTACTTAATCAAAAACTTTGGTGCAAAAAGAGCTTCGTGGGCGTTGGTGCTGACCGGTTTCATTGTCGCAATACCGGTTTTTATGGACGTTGGTTTTATTATTTTGATCCCGATAATTTATGAGTTGACCAAGCAGGCGAAGCGATCGATACTATATTATGCCATTCCGTTGCTCGCCGGACTAGCCGTAACACACGCGTTTATTCCACCTACCCCGGGGCCGGTGGCCGTTGCCGAAATTCTTGATGTACAGCTTGGGTGGATTATTATTATGGGATTTATTGTTGGATTACCTACTGCTATTATAGCCGGACCTGTTTTTGGTCGATATATTAGTAAAAAAATTCATATAGAAGCACCGGATTACTTTGTAGAAAAGTCCAGAGAAAATCCGCGGGAAACTTTGCCATCTTTTCGTACAATCATTCTGATCATTGCCCTGCCGCTTTTATTGATTGTATTAAGCTCTGTTGCCGAAGTGCTTTTTGAAAACGGGATTTTGCAAAATGAAATGGTTTATAAAACAGTAGGTTTGCTGGGATATCCTTTCACGGCCCTGATTCTTTCAACTTTACTGGCAATGTATGTTTTAGGAATTAAACGCGGGTTCAATAAAGATCAAATCATGAAACTGTCTAATAAAGCCCTTGGGCCGGCTGGCTTAATTATTTTGGTCACCGGTGCGGGTGGCGTTTTTAAGCAAATATTGATAGATAGTGGAGTGGGAGCCATGCTTGCTGAAAAATTGGCCGATTCGGCAATGCCCCCAATTGTACTGGCTTACCTGATTGCTGTTGTTGTTCGTATCATTCAGGGATCCGCCACTGTTTCGATGATTACAGCGGCTGGAATTATGGCTCCCATGATTTCTATGTTTGATTTGACACAGATTGATAAATCCCTGATCGTTTTAGCTATTGCGGCAGGCTCTACGATTTTATCTCATGTGAATGATAGTGGATTTTGGTTGGTAGGTAAATACCTTGGGATGAATGAGAAGGAAACACTTTGCTCATGGACGATGATGGAGACAATTATTTCAGTCGTCGGTTTCACCTTGGTATTGCTTCTCAGCTTTATTGTGTCCTGA
- the ilvC gene encoding ketol-acid reductoisomerase — MANYFNTLPLRLQLEQLGTCEFMDQAEFADGVKKLEGKKVVIVGCGAQGLNQGLNMRDSGLDVSYTLREAAIKEQRQSYKNASENGFKVGTYEEMLPTADLVINLTPDKQHTNVIKAVMPLMKEGATLSYSHGFNIVEEGMQIRKDITVIMVAPKSPGSEVREEYKRGFGVPTLIAVHPENDPKGDGFEIAKAYAAATGGHKAGVLRSSFVAEVKSDLMGEQTILCGLLQTGSILSFNKMIEKGVEPAYASKLIQYGWEVITEALKHGGITNMMDRLSNPAKIKAFELAEELKEIMRPLFQKHMDDIMSGEFSKTMMEDWANDDKNLLTWRAETGETAFEKTPASEEEISEQEYFDNGVLLVAFVKSGVELAFETMTEAGIKEESAYYESLHETPLIANTIARKKLFEMNRVISDTAEYGCYLFDHACKPLLGDFMKKIEADVIGETFGEGFDNHVDNKKLIEVNAQIRYHNVEIIGEELRSAMAAMKAIY; from the coding sequence ATGGCAAATTATTTTAACACACTTCCTTTGCGCTTGCAATTGGAGCAATTAGGTACTTGCGAATTCATGGATCAGGCTGAATTTGCTGACGGAGTAAAGAAACTGGAAGGGAAAAAAGTGGTAATCGTTGGTTGTGGTGCTCAAGGATTGAACCAAGGATTAAATATGCGTGATTCAGGTTTGGATGTTTCGTATACCTTGCGTGAGGCAGCCATCAAAGAACAACGTCAATCGTATAAAAATGCGTCTGAAAACGGATTTAAAGTTGGCACTTACGAAGAAATGTTGCCTACAGCTGATTTGGTAATCAATTTAACACCGGATAAACAACATACCAATGTGATTAAAGCAGTAATGCCATTAATGAAAGAAGGAGCCACGCTTTCATACTCTCACGGGTTCAATATTGTGGAAGAAGGCATGCAAATCCGTAAAGATATTACTGTTATTATGGTAGCCCCAAAATCTCCGGGCTCTGAAGTACGCGAAGAATACAAGCGTGGTTTTGGTGTTCCTACTTTGATTGCCGTTCATCCGGAAAATGATCCCAAAGGTGATGGATTTGAAATCGCAAAAGCCTATGCTGCGGCAACCGGAGGTCATAAAGCCGGTGTGCTCCGTTCTTCTTTTGTGGCCGAAGTAAAATCAGACTTGATGGGTGAGCAAACAATCCTTTGTGGTTTGTTACAAACCGGTTCAATTTTGTCATTCAATAAAATGATTGAAAAGGGAGTCGAACCTGCTTATGCTTCAAAATTGATTCAATACGGATGGGAAGTTATCACTGAAGCGTTGAAGCACGGTGGAATCACGAACATGATGGACCGTTTGTCGAATCCTGCTAAAATCAAAGCATTTGAGTTAGCTGAAGAATTGAAAGAAATTATGCGTCCATTGTTCCAAAAACACATGGATGATATTATGTCGGGCGAATTTTCGAAAACCATGATGGAAGATTGGGCGAACGATGACAAGAACTTGTTGACGTGGAGAGCTGAAACAGGCGAAACCGCTTTCGAGAAAACGCCTGCATCTGAAGAGGAAATTAGCGAGCAAGAATATTTCGATAATGGCGTATTGTTAGTTGCCTTTGTAAAATCAGGTGTTGAGTTGGCTTTCGAAACAATGACTGAGGCCGGTATCAAGGAAGAGTCTGCTTATTACGAGTCGTTGCACGAAACTCCACTTATTGCGAATACCATTGCCCGTAAAAAATTGTTTGAAATGAACCGGGTGATCTCTGATACAGCAGAATATGGTTGTTATTTATTCGACCATGCTTGCAAACCATTGTTGGGCGACTTCATGAAAAAAATTGAAGCGGATGTAATTGGCGAAACTTTCGGCGAAGGTTTTGACAACCATGTTGACAACAAAAAGCTCATTGAGGTGAATGCTCAAATTCGTTACCATAATGTAGAAATTATTGGCGAGGAACTACGTAGTGCAATGGCTGCAATGAAAGCGATTTACTAG
- a CDS encoding AraC family transcriptional regulator, with the protein MKPKAEQLPIYSLHNFSSPERKSQQFQVEVFDAKRHFSVKYPHRHDFFEVLYLMKGSGFHVIDSNKYEIKPPCVFFMSPGQAHKIEFSTDIEGFIFIFTADFYLANRSNQNSLIEFPFFYNLHQDNPPLQLQEQGDVRFLEQLFLRSVSELENNRSNLLESLRSLLDLILTTCTSRYKSEENLVARGKGYLLVKRFYQLVEENNYRNLSLKEYAAKLAVTPNHLTQTVKHYTSKTSSQIIKAKQVMEIKRLLVHTNLNVTEIAQQFNFEDQSYFTKFFKRESGFSPLKYRLEMTR; encoded by the coding sequence ATGAAACCAAAAGCGGAACAATTACCAATTTATAGTTTGCACAACTTTAGTTCTCCCGAACGCAAAAGTCAGCAGTTTCAGGTTGAGGTGTTTGATGCGAAACGTCACTTCAGTGTCAAATACCCGCATCGGCACGATTTTTTCGAAGTGCTTTATCTGATGAAAGGCTCTGGTTTTCATGTCATCGACAGCAATAAGTACGAAATTAAACCTCCATGTGTCTTTTTCATGTCGCCTGGGCAGGCACATAAAATCGAGTTTTCGACCGATATCGAAGGATTCATTTTTATTTTTACCGCCGACTTCTATTTGGCGAATAGAAGTAACCAAAACAGTCTGATTGAATTTCCTTTCTTTTATAATCTTCATCAGGATAATCCACCGCTACAACTGCAAGAGCAGGGAGATGTGCGATTTCTGGAACAACTGTTTTTACGTAGTGTTTCCGAGTTGGAGAACAATCGATCAAATTTATTAGAGTCATTACGTTCTTTGCTCGATTTGATTCTGACAACTTGTACCTCCCGGTATAAGAGCGAAGAAAATCTGGTTGCGAGAGGGAAGGGGTATTTGCTCGTCAAGCGTTTTTATCAGTTGGTTGAAGAGAACAATTACCGAAACCTGTCACTGAAAGAATATGCGGCAAAGTTAGCTGTCACTCCAAATCATTTAACCCAAACCGTAAAACATTATACGAGTAAAACTTCAAGCCAAATTATTAAAGCGAAGCAGGTAATGGAAATAAAACGCTTATTGGTACATACCAATTTAAACGTTACCGAAATAGCTCAGCAGTTCAACTTTGAAGATCAATCTTATTTCACAAAGTTTTTTAAACGCGAATCTGGATTTTCGCCTCTGAAATACCGACTAGAGATGACTCGGTGA